The window CAACGCACCACCACGTTTAATTGCCGCGTCGGTGCCTTCGATAGCCTCAACAGCAACCACTGTGAGATCGCGAACCACTACACATTGACCGATATCAAGCCTGCCAATCGCCCTGGCATGCTGCCAGCCAAATTCGATGTCCCGGCGCTGCTGTTTGGAGGGCTTTTTTCTGGTCAGTACTCCGTGAGGAAACAGCAAATGTTCAAGATACATGGTCGATTCACGGACCTTGATACCATCCTTTTCAAGAACAGCAGCTATCGCGCGCAAGATGGCATCATCCTGCTTGGAATCAATCTTGTTCCAGAGGGTAAGAGCCTTCAGGTCCGGCATGATATCCCGAAATATCTGGGTCTTGGTGATTGTTCCAAGAAATACCGTTTCAGCGACACCATGGGACTTGAACCAGGAAATCAACTTGCCCAGCTGTCCAAGTTTTATCCAACAGACATCATCCGCTGCATCCGCTACCCGCTGGTCCGTCTCATTTTTATGGGCAATAACCATCACCCGGCGACCTGCCTTCCGGGCCGCCTCGATAAAAAGCAGAGGAAACTGACCTCC of the Desulfosediminicola ganghwensis genome contains:
- a CDS encoding LpxI family protein; this translates as MAIDPNTIGIIAGGGQFPLLFIEAARKAGRRVMVIAHKNETDQRVADAADDVCWIKLGQLGKLISWFKSHGVAETVFLGTITKTQIFRDIMPDLKALTLWNKIDSKQDDAILRAIAAVLEKDGIKVRESTMYLEHLLFPHGVLTRKKPSKQQRRDIEFGWQHARAIGRLDIGQCVVVRDLTVVAVEAIEGTDAAIKRGGALAKEKAVVVKVKKPDQDFRFDLPATGIQTIESLHSVKGSVLAVEAGQALLFDREAMVRAANDAGIIVVGVTEQPDGTLLF